The sequence ctgaatatttaattctcaatttaaaaattatgagattCTGATAAAACTTCCTTTTATGCATTACAACATTAGAGTTCAGTCTCactgaataaatttttgacgtattctttgtttgtaaaaattaatttttttctccatagATATTTTTCCTGATATAGTGATGcacatcaaattaattaattacttaatgaTGTTGCTCAACAATCTTCTGAAAACAAAGTACGCAGCCAAATCGCTTCAATAACATCCGCCTGATATCTTTTTTCCATACGAAGATAATAAAGAAGCAGAAATTTTGCAGAGTCTCCGTCAACATAATcaaatatgtaagaaaaaattcatttttaaacaacAAGGACGCTGTCATTATGGACCATGTTATTATCATCATAATAAacagcaaaataaatatcttcagATATAAATTGAACCTGGaaacaaatacatatgtataaacatatatatttaaatgtatatgtatgtataataatgaaaaatataaaataatgattataaatattattaatattaatcaagatttttatctttaaaaaataataaaacaaactataattctaagaaagaaaaaagagatagttgtgaacttaatttaataaatcttcaaaaaatgtgatttttctttatgaaataaatacattcatTAACTTTATTCTTACTATTAGCCACATTTTGAGAATTGCAAACTTATTCAAATGAGGGTCAAAGAATAATGCACATACGATTGAAGTAGCAACAAtacactattaaaaaaaaaataacattttccaTACTTCAAAATTGAGTTATTTTCAAACCGTCAAaactcaataaaaaattattgcagacaaattaaaaaagtatatttaaacttaaagtttcaattttgACGTAATaccaacaattttaaaaaaacttttcacttttcttatttttgaaaaataggtttaattacaaaatcgtGTAACTCGGCCCAAAaacattgttgaaaaattttaagaaaacaatttgtagataaaatgttataatttatggtatttgatttaaatagttgtagagaaatttatagaaCTAGAATACGTAAGTATTCAGAAATACGAAATTTCTagcaataaaacaatatgtttttttttaaagcacaatacaagaaaaatattttttaaaactactaTTAGCGTTTTAAAGTTCGAGAAACTTTGAGGcttcaaaatgattttttgatttattgtctatgataatttttcaccAAATTTTAGGTTTGGAAATAGATCAACttttagtttataaaaagtatttcttatttttttttttagtagtgtatatattttttttaaattatgtaagcaaaaaaaaaggaaaaaagaatgagcacagaaaaaagatatctataaataagcatctctttctctctatcagaAATGCAGATTTATTGATTATGTAACATTGTTAGCAgagatattgataaaaatatcattataagaTAGATCATCACATGTACAAAAATGTCTGAATACAAACCATTTcttgttgttattatattcCTGGCTTTCTGAATTTGTCAAACACTTGCCTGTTTCCTTTTCAAAACGCGCGATCTTTACTGCCGCAGAAATGGATAAACAAATGCTAATAATAGTGCAAATACTAAAGAATCCGTAAAAATACAACACAAACGTTTCATattctgtaataaataaatatgaaatgtatataaagaatttttatactcTTTTTCATACTATGTTTAAATGCTAATAGAATtatgtgttaataaaattatctgtaaAAGACATTCATTTACCAACAAACCAGCAATGTCCTTTGCGAAATTTCGGTCGCAAAATCTCCGgcaaattttcagaaaattccATAATGATAGAGATAATAGCAAAGGTAAAAGATAAACCCCATGCAAAGAGCGTATAAAATACcaactttctcttctttccttgTTTCATGTTATTTTGTAACGAACAAAATCCTctgtaaaatgcaatttacatatctttagccaaaaatagatttaaaacatcacaatgtaaataaaaatgacgtTTGCTTTTGATTGTTCATCTGCcagtatttctatatttaatagattttgaagaaaatttatttatattataataatatttatattacaataaataacattatatataataaattatatatcaaatagataataatattttgcaaatattttatagtgttcattaattaatatacgatttttggtttcaaaaaatttattaaattttacaaagtaaaaaatataattgtttgaaaacttttatgcaataatactttccaaaaattgtttatttaaagtcataattattatgtttatatttttatgtttaaatttatagtatCATAAATCAAATAGTTATTTACAGTATCACAcaataacacaaaaaaaattatatttgattgattCAAAACTtcgtatgattttatttttgtctttctttctttacttttattatatataacataaaatatgtttatatatacatacatatatatatatatatatatatatatatatatatatatatatatattgtatatataaaattattatagaaaattattttgtcgcaCCGTGTATAATATTGATCAATCATATAAAGGAAAGTTAATATGGGACAAGTTAaagataaagtataatatataaaatatttaacaacttACCTAAATGTCCACCACATATCAAAACTCATTACAGTTAGCCAGAAAAAGCTTGCCATATAACaaaagtagataaaaaaagctaaaaatgaaataaataaatatattaattattccgtGCGCCTCAAAATGCACATAGGAAACTTGTAGCTATTAAATACTATgttttttcgtttaaaaatagttttagtCTATTGTATTTgcactaaaattttatagcaaacATGACATACGCATATTTCATAAATGTGCTGATAGGTAAATTAAGTAAGATGTCGATTCAAAATATAGCTCCgcagaaaaacaaaaacacaaaaaaaatatatttgtttagagaaatttaaattagttatatgtTAAAGTGCATGTAAAATTTGTCAGGCACCAATTTTTacgttaattattacatttttaataaaatacacattcaagttattaaaaactaatacgcaaatgtacattaatatgcctgaaatatttatacgctataataattatatttatatgatttaattatactgtACCAAATATTATACAGATCGAATCATGTATAGCGTTCGAATAGAATTGAACATTCATAATAGTAGTTGTGTATGTGACACACAATGCACCGCTGTAATTGCACAACATGAAACCATGTACGTTCCGAAGCTCTGGCAATATGGaatatacaagaaatattgataccataaataatatacacaatatatcaaagcttatatatatgatttttgagTCATCGACATTATTTGTCGTAATAAAGATTTCCTCAGCGGTCTTCGAGCAGATAGTCATTTCGTACTTATTTCCTCTTGCGACGCCGAGACAATATAATGAcgatttgacaaatattttatgataagatAAATAGAGAGAACCATTGGCAAAGAATGTGAAATTATGATCGGGTAACAGGATATGATTTTCATCCTGGCACGGATCGTAGACGACCAGCTGAAACAATTCGTCCACCGTCTTATTTTCGCTCTGCAACGAATCGTTCGTGTATCCGTATATGTTCGGGAAgaagtatcttttttttccaggAAAGCATTTATTATCAACCAGACGGTCGCCAAGAGGACAGCATAACTGAATGCAAGTAATATTGAAGCACATTTTGTATGAAACGATATTTGTTAGTCTTCTATCTTTATTGGAATTTTCCAAGAACTCGTGCAACGCGGGATTGCTTTCTTCTTCAATTCTCATCaagttttcataaatttcctgtgacgtaaaattttttttatagttgacATTTGTTGAATTTGTGCGTTCCATTGGTATTTGCTTATTATCTTCATGATTTTGTATAGAGTGCGTATCGAATTTGAATTGTATCGAGTCATCATCCTCGCGATTGTTACTGGTGTGTACTGAAGTGAGGCGAGATTCATGCTGCGTAtctttatattgcatatcttCATAGTGCACATTGGACGTAGACTTTCTGTACAAATCATGTAGTGTTATCATTTCGTCGCTATAGTTTGTCGTAGAATCTACGTTTATCTCATATCGTACTgtcaaattatcatttttctcttcattgACAGTAAAATTTTGCTGAGATTTCGATGACGAAGCGACGAGGAGATAGAACGCGCAATaccaaaatgttaaattttgtcCACACATTGTTGTCTTTCAGACGtgtcaaatttatatctagaaaatacataatttgatttttttctatggtaatttcatatttaaatgtcCTATTACGATATATACAAACTgcagcttaaaaaaaataatattgttagtcTGTGATGGTTTGATTGTGACTCATTTCTGTCTCAATcttcaaaattgaaagaattacTTTTGAAGAATCTATTCTCGCAAATGCATgacaaaaatgaattaatgtcGATAAAACGAGATACGAAAGAGTAAAAGCAAgagtaaaaaagagaaagatgtgataagattattaagttttttaaataatattgttttattttttcttatatttaaaaactgaaTGACATGCATGAATGACACGCTTgatctttatatttgtttttaaaagcttttaatattttttataatttaacacacacacacacacacatgtatatacaatgtatacatTCGTTTACAAAATGATCACATAagtaattttatgacaaaatttcaTGTAACTTGAAACAAACATAACTCCATCAAAAAttgttgcattaaaaattttttttgtatttttaaatttaaagtctgtactttaaaaaatatttagcggatttttaaatttatccttTCCGccgtttttttaaaagaattaaataaattacgtcTCCAagaaattgcataatttgatGCAATTTAATGATTCCatgaaatggaataaaatttttttttgcaaatcttataaaaatcatcgtaAAATATGaactactttttataaataaaaaaaagttgtttacaatttttttgcgtAGTTACAACGAATTAATGTTagccatatatttttattcattattactaGCATTAGCATTATTTGATGCGCAACATATGGAGATTGCTGGAATTTGCGATGAACACGTATAAACATGCCCAAGGGCACAGAATACGATTTTCACTATAAAGTTGCGTATTTAGGCTAAAAATAGCGATCTGCCTCTAACAATAAATGCGCCACTAAATATGCGCTCAGAATATTGTCATATTTAGCGATATACGTGAGAGAGTACGGGCCATAAAATAGTAAACAAACCAATTAAGCTTTACATAGATTTATCTCATGTtccaaattttgaaaaattaaaaaaattttatatcaaatttatacttgttttttttttattaattgcatgaaaaaaagtataattaaatacaaatatataaatatacagggtgtccaaaaattcgcgcaacaccctttaaggaaagatagagtattattctgaacagaaaagtcctgtaccatttttttctataacgcttaataaaagagttattattgaatgaagTCTGGTctatcatcgccgattttcagccgggcgcacgtcggtgagccgTATAAACattgagcgctcacgcacactaccaggcgcgcggctcgcCAACCAACGTctagctaaagatcggcgataataagccagacttcactcaataataacctttttattaagcgttatagaaaaaatgatacaggacttttctgttcagaataactctacctttccttaaaggATGTTGCGCAaattttcggacaccctgtataataaaaaaaaagaaattacctttttctttctttttatttattttcaaaatctccTAAGAGAGATCCGGTTTTAGCACTGTTATTATTAACGATATTATgaccacaatttttttatcttattagaTTTAGAACTCTACTACATCCGATTTCAACTTCTCTTTGCGAGTCAAACGCGCAAAAACTTGTCCGCATAAAGGAGAAAATGCTACTGTCCGAGGACGATGTGTCGTATAATGGTTTTGCGGAAACAATTCTATCTACTACTATAAAACTAAACACACAGACTACAATTACATGTATAAGCTGAAATTCCAGTAGCGGGAATGCCAGGCGATAAggaataataaacaaatagagtgagaaagagaaaggactAGAAGTAATGAGAAGAATTGAATAGGACAGAGAAAAAAAccaaggaaaagaaaaagaataaatagatGAATTAAAAGCGCAAAGAttcgaaaaattcaaagagaaatgttaacaaattatcaatttacaatttgcagttttaaattcaattcaaatttaatttcaaggtTTCTAAGGTCTTtagagttttaatattttaaggatttaaatgt is a genomic window of Cataglyphis hispanica isolate Lineage 1 chromosome 5, ULB_Chis1_1.0, whole genome shotgun sequence containing:
- the LOC126849630 gene encoding G-protein coupled receptor Mth2-like produces the protein MCGQNLTFWYCAFYLLVASSSKSQQNFTVNEEKNDNLTVRYEINVDSTTNYSDEMITLHDLYRKSTSNVHYEDMQYKDTQHESRLTSVHTSNNREDDDSIQFKFDTHSIQNHEDNKQIPMERTNSTNVNYKKNFTSQEIYENLMRIEEESNPALHEFLENSNKDRRLTNIVSYKMCFNITCIQLCCPLGDRLVDNKCFPGKKRYFFPNIYGYTNDSLQSENKTVDELFQLVVYDPCQDENHILLPDHNFTFFANGSLYLSYHKIFVKSSLYCLGVARGNKYEMTICSKTAEEIFITTNNVDDSKIIYISFDILCILFMVSIFLVYSILPELRNVHGFMLCNYSGALCVTYTTTIMNVQFYSNAIHDSICIIFAFFIYFCYMASFFWLTVMSFDMWWTFRGFCSLQNNMKQGKKRKLVFYTLFAWGLSFTFAIISIIMEFSENLPEILRPKFRKGHCWFVEYETFVLYFYGFFSICTIISICLSISAAVKIARFEKETGKCLTNSESQEYNNNKKWFNLYLKIFILLFIMMIITWSIMTASLLFKNEFFLTYLIMLTETLQNFCFFIIFVWKKDIRRMLLKRFGCVLCFQKIVEQHH